One window of Novosphingobium sp. P6W genomic DNA carries:
- a CDS encoding glycoside hydrolase family 15 protein — MTTATTPAVSSPDPVSTLELWPIGNCQVSGLIDEAGAIVWGCVPRVDGDPTFCALLRGDKGQDAGTWRFELEGQVSASQRYLRNTPILVTRLEDANGGAVDIYDFAPRFERDGRMYRPVAYARIIRPVSGAPRIRTILTPMSGYGAKLAPITQGSNHVRYLVERNAMRLTTDCPVGYVLDERWFRLEKPLHFFLGPDEPFNGNVEHDVDAMLQKTGHYWRMWVRGLATPLDWQDAVIRAAITLKLCQHEETGAIVAALTTSIPEAPGSQRNWDYRYCWIRDAYYTVQALNHLGALDVLEKYLAYLRNIVADAPDGVVQPLYAVSGAKEIIEWEAPDLPGYRNTGPVRVGNAAYYQVQNDCYGQIVLPSIQAFWDQRLLRIANEDDFRGLEQIGEMAWTTHDQPDAGLWELRTRTAIHTYSSVMSWAACDRLANAAEHLGLHDRAALWRERADAVRAHIDENAWHLVEGHDAGGHYAASFGGSQLDASLLQMVELRYLPADDPRFKATLKAVQKALRRGEHMLRYDSEDDFGLPETAFNICTFWLIEALHRSGEDEEARRIFEAMLAHRTKSGLLSEDMDFETGELWGNFPQTYSLVGIINCAGQLSRSWRDWR; from the coding sequence ATGACGACCGCCACTACTCCTGCCGTGTCTTCGCCCGATCCCGTCAGCACTCTGGAACTATGGCCGATCGGCAATTGCCAGGTCAGCGGACTGATCGATGAGGCCGGGGCGATCGTCTGGGGCTGTGTGCCCCGTGTCGACGGCGACCCGACCTTCTGCGCCCTCCTGCGCGGCGACAAGGGGCAGGACGCCGGCACCTGGCGCTTCGAGCTGGAGGGCCAGGTCTCGGCCAGCCAGCGCTACTTGCGCAACACACCGATCCTCGTGACGCGGCTGGAAGATGCCAATGGCGGTGCGGTGGATATCTACGACTTCGCCCCCCGGTTCGAGCGCGACGGGCGGATGTACCGCCCGGTCGCTTACGCGCGCATCATTCGCCCCGTTTCAGGCGCGCCGCGCATCCGCACGATCCTCACCCCGATGAGCGGCTACGGCGCCAAGCTGGCACCGATCACACAGGGGTCGAACCACGTGCGCTACCTGGTGGAGCGCAACGCCATGCGCCTGACGACCGATTGTCCGGTCGGCTATGTCCTCGACGAGCGCTGGTTCCGGCTGGAAAAGCCGCTGCACTTCTTCCTCGGCCCGGACGAGCCGTTCAACGGCAATGTTGAGCATGACGTGGATGCCATGCTGCAGAAGACCGGGCATTACTGGCGGATGTGGGTACGCGGCCTCGCAACCCCGCTCGACTGGCAGGATGCGGTGATCCGCGCCGCGATAACGCTCAAGCTGTGTCAGCACGAGGAGACCGGCGCGATCGTCGCCGCGCTCACCACCTCGATCCCCGAGGCTCCGGGCAGCCAGCGTAACTGGGACTACCGCTACTGCTGGATCAGAGACGCCTATTACACCGTGCAGGCGCTCAATCACCTGGGCGCGCTCGACGTGCTGGAGAAGTACCTTGCGTACTTGCGCAACATTGTGGCCGATGCGCCGGACGGCGTGGTCCAGCCGCTCTATGCGGTGAGCGGCGCCAAGGAGATCATCGAGTGGGAGGCGCCAGACCTTCCCGGCTATCGCAATACCGGCCCGGTGCGCGTGGGCAATGCGGCCTACTATCAGGTGCAGAACGACTGCTACGGCCAGATCGTCCTGCCCTCGATCCAGGCGTTCTGGGATCAGCGCCTGCTGCGCATCGCCAACGAGGACGATTTCCGCGGCCTTGAGCAGATTGGCGAGATGGCCTGGACGACCCATGACCAGCCCGATGCCGGATTGTGGGAACTGCGCACACGTACCGCGATCCATACTTATTCCAGCGTCATGAGCTGGGCGGCCTGCGACCGGCTGGCGAATGCCGCCGAGCACCTGGGCCTGCATGACCGCGCCGCGCTCTGGCGCGAGCGGGCCGATGCCGTGCGCGCCCATATCGACGAAAACGCATGGCATCTGGTCGAGGGCCACGACGCGGGTGGACACTATGCCGCCAGCTTCGGCGGTTCGCAGCTTGACGCCAGCCTGCTCCAGATGGTCGAGCTGCGGTATCTCCCGGCCGACGACCCCCGGTTCAAGGCGACGCTGAAAGCCGTGCAGAAGGCTCTGCGCCGGGGCGAGCACATGCTGCGCTATGACAGCGAAGACGATTTCGGCCTGCCGGAAACCGCGTTCAACATCTGCACCTTCTGGCTGATCGAGGCGCTTCACCGCAGCGGGGAGGACGAGGAGGCGCGCCGTATCTTCGAGGCGATGCTGGCGCACCGCACGAAGTCGGGGCTGCTGTCCGAGGATATGGATTTCGAGACCGGTGAACTGTGGGGCAATTTCCCGCAGACGTATTCGCTGGTGGGGATCATCAACTGTGCCGGGCAGCTGTCCCGGTCCTGGCGGGACTGGCGTTGA
- the otsA gene encoding alpha,alpha-trehalose-phosphate synthase (UDP-forming) — protein MSRLIVISNRVSVPKAAGAAGAQGGLAVALNSALREHRGIWFGWSGQETAEFTGHLDMQRNNDVTTATIDLEPQDIDEYYNGYANRTLWPLFHYRIDLTEYDRNFGEGYERVNERFAASVLPLIEPDDLVWVHDYHLLPLGSILRGKGVKNRMGLFLHTPWPPTRLLASLPFHERLVASMLEYDVLGFQTTEWLESFLHYVQKEMGLKVNLDNSIDYKGRKVVARAFPIGIDFAEFTEASESDEAKEAYNVLKSSVRGRKILIGVDRLDYSKGLGERFESFARFLSDHPEQAGDAVLLQIAPPSRGDVASYQQIREDLERKTGHINGAHADVGFVPIRYVNRGYPRAQLAGYYRAAEIGLVTPLRDGMNLVAKEYVAAQDPEDPGVLILSQFAGAALQLKEALLVNPHSVEHVAETIKRALDMPLAERKRRHAKLLASVRQEDVIHWREQFVKALVGTEKEPADSDLSHNEAA, from the coding sequence ATGAGCCGATTGATCGTCATTTCGAACCGGGTCAGCGTACCCAAGGCCGCCGGCGCCGCCGGGGCCCAGGGCGGATTGGCAGTGGCTCTCAATTCCGCCCTGCGTGAGCACCGGGGCATCTGGTTCGGTTGGTCGGGGCAGGAAACCGCCGAATTCACCGGCCACCTCGACATGCAGCGCAATAACGATGTCACCACCGCCACCATCGATCTCGAGCCGCAGGACATCGACGAATATTATAACGGCTACGCCAACCGCACGCTCTGGCCGCTGTTCCACTACCGTATCGACCTGACCGAATATGACCGCAACTTCGGCGAGGGATACGAGCGGGTAAACGAACGCTTTGCGGCTTCAGTGCTGCCGCTGATTGAGCCGGATGACCTCGTTTGGGTCCACGATTACCATCTTCTGCCGCTGGGCTCGATCCTGCGGGGGAAGGGCGTGAAGAATCGCATGGGCCTGTTCCTGCACACGCCCTGGCCGCCCACGCGCCTGCTGGCGTCGCTGCCCTTCCATGAGCGCCTTGTCGCCTCGATGCTGGAATACGACGTGCTGGGTTTCCAGACCACCGAGTGGCTGGAGAGCTTCCTGCATTATGTGCAGAAGGAAATGGGTCTCAAGGTCAACCTCGACAATTCGATCGACTACAAGGGGCGCAAGGTGGTGGCCCGTGCGTTCCCGATCGGTATCGATTTTGCGGAATTCACCGAGGCGAGCGAAAGTGACGAGGCCAAGGAAGCCTACAATGTCCTCAAGTCGAGCGTGCGCGGCCGCAAGATCCTGATCGGGGTCGACCGCCTCGACTATTCCAAGGGCCTGGGCGAACGTTTCGAGAGCTTTGCCCGGTTCCTCTCCGACCATCCTGAACAGGCCGGCGATGCGGTGCTGCTCCAGATCGCGCCGCCGAGCCGGGGCGATGTTGCCAGCTATCAGCAGATTCGCGAGGATCTTGAGCGCAAGACCGGCCATATCAACGGCGCCCATGCCGATGTGGGTTTCGTGCCGATCCGCTACGTCAACCGCGGTTATCCCCGCGCGCAGCTTGCCGGATATTACCGTGCCGCCGAGATCGGGCTCGTCACGCCCCTGCGCGATGGCATGAATCTGGTGGCCAAGGAATATGTCGCGGCTCAGGACCCCGAGGACCCCGGCGTGCTGATCCTATCGCAGTTCGCGGGCGCGGCACTGCAGCTCAAAGAGGCGCTTCTGGTCAACCCGCACTCCGTCGAACACGTGGCGGAAACGATCAAGCGCGCGCTCGATATGCCGCTGGCCGAGCGCAAGCGTCGCCATGCCAAATTGCTTGCCTCGGTCAGGCAGGAGGACGTGATCCATTGGCGCGAACAGTTCGTGAAGGCGCTTGTCGGGACAGAAAAAGAGCCCGCCGATAGCGATCTGTCGCACAACGAAGCCGCTTGA
- the lipB gene encoding lipoyl(octanoyl) transferase LipB, producing the protein MTIPAILPGDIELRISSEPVPYREALEEMTARNAAIAAGEARELIWLLEHPPVYTAGTSAALDELLDPRFEVVEAGRGGRYTYHGPGQRIGYVLLDLKKRARDARGFVHGLEGWVIETLRDFGVESFRADGRIGIWTTDVDSREAKIGAIGVRIRKWVTMHGFSVNIRPDLSHFTGIVPCGIEEFGVTSLARLGREVDFAAWDEAMIARAPVFLAALESPCPRSETAE; encoded by the coding sequence ATGACGATTCCCGCAATTCTTCCGGGTGATATCGAGCTGCGCATCTCGAGCGAGCCGGTCCCCTATCGCGAGGCGCTGGAGGAGATGACCGCGCGCAATGCCGCCATCGCCGCCGGCGAAGCACGCGAGCTGATCTGGCTGCTCGAACATCCGCCGGTCTACACCGCCGGTACCAGCGCCGCCCTGGACGAACTTCTCGACCCGCGTTTCGAGGTGGTCGAGGCCGGGCGCGGCGGACGCTACACCTATCATGGCCCGGGTCAGCGCATCGGCTATGTCCTGCTCGACCTCAAGAAACGTGCCCGCGACGCGCGCGGCTTCGTCCACGGCCTCGAAGGCTGGGTGATCGAGACCCTGCGCGATTTCGGAGTCGAGAGCTTTCGCGCCGACGGCCGCATCGGCATCTGGACCACCGACGTCGACAGCCGCGAGGCGAAGATCGGCGCCATTGGCGTGCGCATCCGCAAATGGGTGACGATGCACGGCTTTTCGGTGAACATCCGCCCCGACCTGTCGCACTTCACCGGCATCGTGCCATGCGGTATCGAGGAATTCGGCGTAACCAGCCTGGCACGCCTTGGCCGCGAGGTCGATTTTGCCGCTTGGGACGAAGCGATGATCGCCCGCGCGCCGGTATTCCTTGCCGCCCTCGAAAGCCCCTGCCCCCGTTCGGAGACCGCAGAATGA
- a CDS encoding lipoyltransferase: MMKFDSNRAWGDAMAAVRANREVLLALGGVFFLLPTLLSTVFLTDLQTQIMESMNKPQVMNRLMSDNMGLLLGFGLGGMLAQMIGYLSVTALISDRGRPTVGESIGAGLRALPSLFAVGVVGFVGTMLATVAFSMLLVGLFTLVGAAGAGSILAIVLVLLALTYASVKFSLVVPVIVNDEIGNPIAAMARSWRLTRGNSLRLFGFYTLLMVGYFALALISTLVVVGPVMLVLGQGNIAVLVMGLVSGAIGAAASIVLAAVLSQTHRQLAGPSADTVASTFE, encoded by the coding sequence ATGATGAAGTTCGACAGCAACCGGGCCTGGGGCGACGCCATGGCCGCCGTTCGCGCCAATCGCGAGGTGCTGCTGGCGCTGGGCGGCGTGTTCTTCCTGCTGCCCACGCTGCTATCAACGGTATTCCTGACAGACCTTCAGACACAGATCATGGAATCCATGAACAAGCCGCAGGTGATGAACCGCCTGATGAGCGACAACATGGGACTGCTGCTGGGATTCGGCCTGGGCGGTATGCTGGCGCAGATGATCGGCTATCTTTCCGTCACGGCGCTCATCAGCGACCGGGGAAGGCCGACAGTGGGCGAATCGATCGGGGCGGGTCTGCGTGCGCTGCCTTCGCTGTTTGCGGTCGGCGTCGTCGGCTTCGTCGGCACGATGCTGGCCACGGTGGCGTTCTCGATGCTGCTGGTGGGACTGTTCACGCTGGTCGGCGCGGCAGGTGCCGGTTCGATCCTGGCGATCGTGCTGGTACTGCTTGCGCTCACGTATGCGTCAGTGAAGTTTTCGCTGGTGGTGCCGGTGATCGTCAATGACGAAATCGGCAATCCGATTGCGGCGATGGCGCGTTCATGGCGCCTGACGCGCGGGAATAGCCTGCGTCTTTTCGGGTTCTACACGCTGCTCATGGTGGGGTATTTCGCGCTCGCGCTGATCTCGACCCTGGTGGTGGTAGGGCCGGTGATGCTGGTGCTGGGCCAAGGCAATATCGCCGTGCTGGTGATGGGTCTGGTTTCAGGCGCAATCGGGGCGGCGGCAAGCATCGTTCTTGCCGCGGTGCTCAGCCAGACGCACCGCCAACTGGCCGGACCTTCGGCCGATACCGTCGCGAGCACTTTCGAATAG
- a CDS encoding class I SAM-dependent methyltransferase, whose amino-acid sequence MTSTELAREALPQRIKRKIKQGMGPWGVFLEGFLRNPVMVGSIIPSSRFTINRMLSKVDWPSCKLFVEYGPGVGTFCQPVLDKLPRDGMMLVIDTNPLFIDYLRSTIRDSRFVAVLGSAADVEEIVRAHGHEKADYVLSGLPFSTLPDGVAPAIAAATYRVIRKGGAFLVYQFRPKAKSYMAKHFKRIDDAIEPINVPPCFMWWGWKDEDEG is encoded by the coding sequence ATGACCAGTACAGAGCTTGCCCGAGAGGCGCTGCCCCAGCGAATCAAACGCAAGATCAAACAAGGCATGGGGCCATGGGGCGTGTTCCTCGAAGGTTTCCTGCGCAATCCGGTGATGGTCGGCTCGATCATCCCGTCGTCGCGCTTCACCATCAACCGCATGCTGTCGAAGGTCGACTGGCCCAGCTGCAAGCTTTTCGTCGAGTACGGACCGGGCGTGGGCACCTTCTGCCAGCCGGTGCTCGACAAGCTGCCGCGTGACGGCATGATGCTGGTGATCGACACCAACCCGCTTTTCATCGACTACCTGCGCAGCACGATCCGCGACAGCCGCTTCGTCGCGGTGCTTGGATCGGCGGCGGACGTCGAGGAAATCGTGCGGGCGCACGGGCATGAAAAGGCGGACTATGTATTGTCTGGCCTGCCCTTCTCGACCCTGCCGGACGGCGTGGCCCCGGCCATCGCCGCGGCCACCTACCGCGTTATCCGCAAGGGCGGCGCGTTCCTGGTCTACCAGTTCCGTCCCAAGGCGAAGAGCTACATGGCCAAGCACTTCAAGCGCATCGATGACGCGATCGAGCCGATCAACGTGCCGCCCTGCTTCATGTGGTGGGGCTGGAAGGACGAAGACGAAGGCTGA
- a CDS encoding arsenate reductase family protein, producing MNATIWHNPACGTSRKTLAILSETHGLDVTVVEYLKTPPSAEKLGQLYRDAGITPQQGLRLRGTDAAERGLPEADDRTVLEAMAAQPALIERPLVETDKGVRLCRPQDLVHEIL from the coding sequence ATGAACGCCACCATCTGGCACAACCCCGCCTGCGGCACCTCGCGCAAGACGCTGGCGATTCTCAGCGAAACGCACGGCCTCGATGTCACTGTGGTGGAGTATCTCAAGACCCCGCCGAGCGCCGAAAAGCTGGGCCAGCTTTACCGCGATGCCGGCATCACCCCGCAGCAGGGCCTGCGCCTGCGCGGCACCGATGCGGCCGAACGCGGCCTGCCGGAAGCCGACGACAGGACCGTGCTGGAAGCCATGGCCGCCCAGCCCGCACTGATCGAACGCCCGCTGGTGGAAACCGACAAGGGTGTGCGCCTGTGCCGCCCCCAGGACCTCGTCCACGAGATTCTCTGA
- a CDS encoding (2Fe-2S)-binding protein: MTRLTVNDRPVEFAMDPRTPLLWALRDGANLTGTKYGCGVGDCGACTVMVDGAALRACLITLAECEGRFVVTIEGLSQGRSHPVQQAMVAEQAIQCGFCTPGIVMSAAALLARNASPSDAEIKAAIPNLCRCGVYPRLLSAVQRAAAVTRREDTISAAPAPGIAPEDAARAVPALKR, encoded by the coding sequence ATGACCCGGCTTACCGTGAACGACCGTCCGGTCGAATTCGCGATGGACCCGCGCACGCCGCTGCTGTGGGCACTGCGTGACGGGGCCAACCTCACCGGCACCAAATACGGCTGCGGCGTGGGCGATTGCGGCGCCTGCACCGTCATGGTCGACGGCGCCGCCCTGCGCGCCTGTCTCATCACCCTGGCCGAGTGCGAAGGCCGTTTCGTGGTCACCATCGAGGGGCTTTCGCAGGGTCGTTCGCACCCGGTGCAGCAGGCGATGGTGGCCGAGCAGGCGATCCAGTGCGGGTTCTGCACGCCCGGCATCGTCATGAGCGCCGCTGCCCTGCTGGCCCGCAACGCCAGCCCCAGCGACGCCGAGATCAAGGCCGCGATTCCCAACCTGTGCCGCTGCGGCGTCTATCCCCGGCTGCTGAGCGCGGTGCAGCGCGCCGCCGCCGTCACTCGCCGCGAGGACACGATCAGCGCCGCGCCCGCCCCCGGCATCGCGCCCGAGGATGCGGCCCGCGCGGTTCCCGCCCTGAAACGCTAA
- a CDS encoding TonB-dependent receptor codes for MISNRRLAAMPLLTLVSLLAAAPVRAEDDAGEPKAPIVVTGHGLREGPATPAYDVQTIARDKLASSASGRIEDVLTSVAGFQQFRRADSRASNPSNQGVTLRALGGNASSRAQVLLDGVPVANPFFGYIPLSALAPDRLGSVRVTRGGGMGAFGTGAVSGTIEMESAGPDQIGPVQGSALVDDRGETQGALTIAPRLGEGFVVASVQWDRGQGFWTTPKDQRVAASARAAYESLSGSLRAVAPLSDTVEVQASGLVYDDQRTLRFKGADSTSSGQQGSLRFVGRGDWQFDVLGFVQAQDFSNIVISSTSYKKTLDQKKTPTLAVGGKAELRPPVGEAHVLRLGADIKLSSGHLVELPYSAVTGLATAFRRAGGKQSDLGLYIEDDWTLGQFIVTAGARADRWTIRDGFYRELSASGAVNRDTRFADRDGWSGNARGGIVWNLAPALSLRAAAYSGLRLPTLNELYRPFVVFPVTTQANADLKPERLRGYEAGVDFHPSEALSVSVTAFDNRLKDAVANVTLSPTIRERQNVDAIRARGVEASADLKLGRVDLSGSLSWTDAKVEASGTQVALDGLRPAQVPRLAASATAAWAPRDGWRLAATVRRTGAQFEDDLETDVLPAATTLDLFAQVPVTRFVSLVLRAENLTDETIVTRNQGGSIDLGAPRTLWAGIKVGLR; via the coding sequence ATGATTTCGAACCGGCGCCTGGCAGCCATGCCCCTCCTCACCCTCGTCTCCCTCCTCGCCGCCGCGCCGGTCCGCGCCGAGGACGATGCGGGCGAGCCAAAGGCGCCCATCGTCGTGACCGGCCACGGCCTGCGCGAAGGTCCGGCGACCCCGGCCTACGACGTGCAGACCATCGCCCGCGACAAGCTCGCCTCCAGCGCCTCTGGCCGGATCGAGGACGTGCTCACCTCGGTCGCGGGGTTCCAGCAGTTCCGCCGCGCCGACAGCCGCGCCTCGAACCCGTCGAACCAGGGCGTCACCCTGCGCGCGCTGGGCGGCAATGCCTCCAGCCGGGCGCAAGTGCTGCTTGACGGCGTGCCGGTGGCCAATCCGTTCTTCGGCTATATTCCGCTCAGCGCCCTTGCCCCCGACCGGCTCGGCTCGGTGCGGGTGACGCGCGGCGGCGGCATGGGCGCGTTCGGCACCGGCGCGGTTTCGGGCACGATCGAGATGGAAAGCGCCGGCCCCGACCAGATCGGCCCGGTCCAGGGCTCCGCACTGGTGGACGACCGGGGCGAGACGCAAGGCGCGCTCACCATCGCGCCGCGCCTTGGCGAAGGCTTCGTCGTCGCCTCGGTGCAATGGGACCGGGGTCAGGGATTCTGGACCACGCCCAAGGACCAGCGCGTCGCCGCCTCCGCCCGCGCCGCCTACGAAAGCCTGTCCGGCTCGCTGCGCGCGGTCGCACCGCTGAGCGACACGGTCGAAGTGCAGGCATCGGGCCTGGTCTACGACGACCAGCGCACGCTGCGCTTCAAGGGCGCCGATTCGACCTCGTCGGGCCAGCAGGGATCGCTGCGTTTCGTGGGCCGGGGAGACTGGCAGTTCGACGTGCTGGGCTTTGTCCAGGCGCAGGATTTCTCCAACATCGTCATCAGTTCGACCAGCTATAAAAAGACGCTCGACCAGAAGAAGACGCCGACGCTGGCGGTGGGCGGCAAGGCCGAACTGCGCCCGCCCGTGGGGGAGGCCCATGTCCTGCGGCTGGGCGCCGACATCAAGCTGTCGAGCGGGCATCTGGTAGAGCTGCCCTATAGCGCCGTCACCGGCCTTGCGACCGCGTTCCGCCGCGCGGGCGGCAAACAGTCCGACCTCGGCCTCTATATCGAGGACGACTGGACGCTGGGCCAGTTCATCGTCACCGCCGGCGCGCGGGCCGATCGCTGGACCATCCGCGACGGTTTCTACCGCGAACTCAGCGCCAGCGGCGCGGTCAACCGCGACACCCGCTTTGCCGACCGCGACGGCTGGAGCGGCAATGCGCGCGGCGGGATCGTGTGGAACCTCGCGCCCGCCCTCTCCCTGCGCGCCGCCGCCTATTCGGGCCTGCGCCTGCCGACCCTCAACGAGCTGTACCGGCCCTTCGTGGTGTTCCCGGTGACCACGCAGGCCAATGCGGACCTCAAGCCGGAACGCCTGCGCGGCTACGAGGCGGGCGTGGACTTTCATCCGTCCGAAGCCCTGTCTGTCTCGGTGACGGCCTTCGACAACCGCCTGAAGGATGCCGTCGCCAACGTCACCCTAAGCCCGACGATTCGCGAGCGCCAGAACGTCGACGCCATCCGCGCGCGCGGGGTAGAGGCCAGCGCGGACCTCAAGCTGGGCCGCGTCGACCTTTCCGGCTCGCTCTCGTGGACCGACGCGAAAGTCGAGGCGAGCGGAACGCAGGTCGCGCTGGACGGCCTGCGCCCGGCGCAAGTGCCCAGGCTGGCCGCAAGCGCCACCGCGGCATGGGCGCCGCGCGATGGCTGGCGCCTTGCCGCCACCGTGCGCCGCACCGGCGCCCAGTTCGAGGACGACCTCGAAACCGACGTGCTGCCCGCCGCGACCACGCTGGACCTGTTCGCGCAGGTGCCCGTCACCCGGTTCGTCTCGCTGGTGCTGCGGGCTGAAAACCTGACCGACGAAACGATCGTCACCCGCAACCAGGGCGGCTCGATCGACCTTGGCGCACCGCGCACGCTGTGGGCGGGGATCAAGGTGGGCTTGCGCTGA
- a CDS encoding fumarylacetoacetate hydrolase family protein, translated as MSLLFELPAVPTVPVLGSEASYPVRRIFCVGRNYAAHALELGNAVDREAPIWFNKAPAALCLSGETIAYPPGTANCHYEMELVIAIGAPAFRVPAEDAMAAVYGYACGLDMTRRDLQNAAKAKGYPWDTGKDFENGAVIAAITPADQFGAVAGQRITLAQNDAIKQDGTLSDMIWSIPELIADLSRLYHLEPGDLIYTGTPAGVGAVSPGDVLEGTIDGLAPVELVIGAAE; from the coding sequence GTGTCCCTGCTGTTCGAACTGCCCGCCGTCCCGACCGTCCCCGTCCTCGGCAGCGAGGCCAGCTATCCCGTGCGCCGGATCTTCTGCGTGGGGCGCAACTACGCCGCTCACGCGTTGGAACTGGGCAATGCGGTCGACCGCGAAGCGCCGATCTGGTTCAACAAGGCCCCCGCCGCGCTATGCCTTTCCGGCGAGACGATCGCCTATCCGCCCGGCACCGCGAACTGCCATTACGAGATGGAACTGGTGATCGCCATCGGCGCGCCTGCCTTCCGCGTCCCTGCCGAAGATGCGATGGCGGCGGTTTACGGCTACGCCTGCGGCCTCGACATGACCCGGCGCGACCTGCAGAACGCCGCGAAAGCCAAGGGCTATCCCTGGGACACCGGCAAGGACTTCGAAAACGGCGCGGTTATCGCGGCGATCACCCCCGCCGACCAGTTCGGCGCGGTGGCTGGCCAGCGCATCACCCTCGCTCAGAACGATGCCATCAAGCAGGACGGCACCCTGTCCGACATGATCTGGTCGATCCCCGAGCTGATCGCCGACCTTTCGCGCCTCTACCACCTGGAACCCGGCGACCTGATCTACACCGGCACCCCGGCAGGCGTGGGCGCGGTTTCCCCCGGCGACGTGCTGGAGGGTACCATCGACGGCCTCGCGCCCGTAGAACTGGTGATCGGCGCGGCGGAGTAA
- a CDS encoding YqgE/AlgH family protein has product MRGVTVEQYLSGRILLAMPGMFDPRFERSVNVMCVHDENGALGIGIGHVRQGVRFHDVLEELDIDPGVSPNREVMNGGPVEPGRGFILHSADWGGADTIAVEGLCALSASMDVLRAIAEGQGPSQWIMALGYAGWGAGQLEGEMRHHGWYAADGHSEVLFQTPPEGRWMATWRAEGIDPALLSNETGRA; this is encoded by the coding sequence ATGCGGGGCGTGACAGTGGAACAGTACCTATCGGGGCGCATCCTGCTTGCCATGCCCGGCATGTTCGATCCGCGATTCGAACGCTCGGTCAATGTGATGTGCGTCCACGACGAGAACGGCGCTTTGGGCATCGGTATCGGCCATGTCCGTCAGGGCGTGCGCTTCCACGATGTGCTGGAGGAACTGGACATCGACCCCGGCGTATCGCCCAACCGCGAGGTCATGAACGGCGGGCCGGTGGAGCCGGGGCGCGGGTTCATCCTCCATTCCGCCGACTGGGGCGGGGCCGATACCATCGCGGTGGAGGGACTGTGCGCGCTTTCCGCCTCGATGGATGTGCTGCGCGCGATCGCCGAAGGGCAGGGGCCGTCGCAGTGGATCATGGCGCTGGGCTATGCCGGCTGGGGCGCCGGGCAGCTCGAAGGCGAAATGCGCCACCACGGCTGGTACGCCGCCGACGGCCACAGTGAAGTCCTGTTCCAGACCCCGCCCGAAGGCCGCTGGATGGCGACATGGCGGGCGGAGGGGATCGACCCTGCGCTGCTTTCGAACGAGACCGGTCGGGCTTGA
- a CDS encoding uroporphyrinogen-III synthase produces the protein MPLPVLILRPEPGASATLAAALANGLTAHAFPLFEIRALPWEPVPRAEVDAVLLGSANALRHGGAALAAYRGLPTYAVGETTAQAARDFGLDVIATGKGGLQPMLDALHPARRRLLRLAGRERIELVIPEGAAVTTREVYASEPLPMAPGLAALLALPALALLHSGEAAAHLARLCDEAGIARAQIRLAAIGPRVAARAAAGWADIQCAKSPDDAALLALAARMCQEAGSEHKLPY, from the coding sequence ATGCCTCTGCCAGTCCTGATCCTGCGCCCCGAACCCGGCGCCTCGGCCACACTCGCAGCGGCGCTGGCGAACGGCCTGACCGCCCACGCCTTCCCCCTGTTCGAAATCCGCGCGCTGCCGTGGGAGCCGGTCCCCCGCGCCGAAGTGGACGCCGTGCTTCTGGGCAGCGCCAACGCCCTGCGTCATGGCGGCGCGGCGCTGGCGGCATATCGCGGTTTGCCCACATACGCCGTGGGAGAGACGACCGCGCAGGCCGCGCGCGATTTCGGGCTGGACGTGATCGCCACCGGCAAGGGCGGTCTGCAGCCCATGCTGGACGCGCTCCATCCCGCTCGCCGCCGCCTGCTGCGTCTCGCCGGGCGCGAGCGGATCGAACTCGTAATCCCTGAAGGCGCCGCCGTCACCACCCGCGAAGTCTATGCGAGCGAACCGCTGCCCATGGCGCCCGGCTTGGCCGCGCTGCTGGCCCTGCCGGCCCTTGCCCTGCTCCATTCGGGAGAGGCCGCCGCGCACCTCGCCCGGCTTTGCGACGAAGCGGGGATCGCACGGGCACAGATCCGCCTCGCCGCCATCGGCCCGCGCGTCGCGGCCCGCGCCGCGGCGGGCTGGGCGGACATCCAGTGCGCCAAAAGCCCCGACGATGCCGCGCTGCTGGCCTTGGCCGCAAGGATGTGCCAAGAAGCCGGCTCGGAACACAAGTTGCCATATTAA